CGTCACGGGGCCGGCCGCCGCTCCACCCGCGCGAGGAACGCGTCGAGCGCCGCCACATACTCCGCCGGGCGTTCGCGCATGGCCGCGTGCGCGGCCCCGGGAATCACCACCAGCTGCGCATCACGCATCGTGCGTCGGAACTCCTCCAACGTGGAGGGGCGCGCTTCGTCGAATTCTCCCGCCACGAACAGCGTGGGCTGGGTGATGTCGGCGAGATCGGCGGCGCGGCTCCACTGCCGCAGACTCCCCGTGCTCAGGAATTCGGTAGGCCCCCACATCTGACGATAGATGGTGTCGTTGCTCGCCACGCCGGCGCACCGCGGCTCGTCTGCCACCGGCAGGCGACGCACATGGCGGGCATAGAACGAATCGGTGGCCGCCCGATACGCCGGCGAGTCGAGCGTGCCCTTGCGCTCCTCCTCGTCGAGTACGGTGCGAATTGCCGTCGGCAGCTGGGCCCGCAGGGAATCGGCGTCGGCAATCCACCGCGGCGTGTCGATGAGCGGACTGCTGAAGATCACGCTCACCACACCGGTCGGCTTGGCGGCCGCCATGTACTCGGCCGCGAGGGCTCCGCCCCACGAATGCCCCAACAGGTGCACCTGCTCGAGACCCAGCGCCCGCCGCACGGCGTCCAACTCCGCCACGAAGCGCGCCATATGCCAGAGGGAGGTGTCGCTGGGGTGATCGGAGCGGCCGGAGCCAAGCTGGTCGTAGAAGATCACCGGACGCTGGCGAGCCAGCGGGGCGAGCGTTTCGAAGCGGCAGGAGGTCCCACCTGGCCCCCCATGCAGGGCGAGCAGCGGCGTCCCAGGACCACTGCCGATGCGCCG
The DNA window shown above is from Gemmatimonas sp. and carries:
- a CDS encoding proline iminopeptidase-family hydrolase, which translates into the protein MSLSTLPPARTTSGRLRALLLPAAAAASVVFQACATGREQLADSTASAALTDTLPWSEGMIDVPGGRVWYRRIGSGPGTPLLALHGGPGGTSCRFETLAPLARQRPVIFYDQLGSGRSDHPSDTSLWHMARFVAELDAVRRALGLEQVHLLGHSWGGALAAEYMAAAKPTGVVSVIFSSPLIDTPRWIADADSLRAQLPTAIRTVLDEEERKGTLDSPAYRAATDSFYARHVRRLPVADEPRCAGVASNDTIYRQMWGPTEFLSTGSLRQWSRAADLADITQPTLFVAGEFDEARPSTLEEFRRTMRDAQLVVIPGAAHAAMRERPAEYVAALDAFLARVERRPAP